In Athalia rosae chromosome 6, iyAthRosa1.1, whole genome shotgun sequence, one DNA window encodes the following:
- the LOC105686889 gene encoding uncharacterized protein LOC105686889: MNLYCDISVLFLAFVINEVACRGVVINHEESEKNITESTRWIFEERNPNQLPPVEPELSTRDDSIVEAMCLKFRYPVKTKLEFSTGEVTPGAYRTPGHNDRDRIQPATRFRRDRDKKLSTSNRGGESSAKDYMSTYYAQRKLIMEKYKSQQRENLEKLNRTKSLIAASKKLRDSKKVTAAGIPDSHTTVLDDMVTTANSAGRNMTLAPSRTPSTFDRFGNIRATTPTDLTSQNEDNIDSTEPTWVVRNRDNDTWDSYLGHQSSDYRRKNDTDLNHLEDIFFWDVRSQDGRLPRSTDTPTKEVENSISNSNNVSIGVRSDSRASIGFPGSAVETQSSPKVHVTKNLKNVQTSTTMYRNSTHEIVQVGDVVTSSKNITNVPYDVDEYSNNNYDNSANPTITAPLAETAGGARESEWCEECSHDYKWGNCEGTLFYQHNIFLRNRGPSAIDAIFGMDVQGPVYITCVEAFRYNRTRGIVTLHSGGPANDFAQLRIRGFQGEGISYIMKVWGVSSGDLDEVTTTSYPQK; encoded by the exons ATGAATTTATATTGTGATATTTCCGTGCTATTTTTGGCCTTTGTGATTAACGAGGTTGCCTGCCGCGGCGTTGTTATCAATCACgaagaatcagaaaaaaatattacagagTCAACCAGATGGATTTTCGAAGAACGAAATCCAAACCAATTACCACCGGTAGAACCTGAGCTTTCGACGCGAGATGATTCAATCGTAGAGGCGATGTGTCTGAAATTTAGATACCCGGTGAAAACCAAACTAGAATTTTCAACGGGTGAAGTAACCCCCGGCGCGTACCGCACCCCGGGTCATAACGATCGCGACCGAATACAACCAGCGACGAGATTTCGCCGGGATCGTGATAAGAAACTGTCAACTTCGAATCGAGGTGGAGAATCATCGGCGAAAGATTACATGAGTACCTATTACGCACAGAGAAAATTAATCATGGAAAAATACAAGTCGCAGCAGAGAGAAAACTTGGAGAAGCTCAACAGAACGAAAAGTTTGATCGCAGCTTCAAAAAAGCTTCGGGACTCGAAGAAGGTAACCGCAGCAG GAATCCCAGATTCTCATACGACCGTTCTCGATGACATGGTAACTACCGCGAATTCAGCGGGAAGAAACATGACTTTGGCTCCTTCGAGAACTCCTTCCACTTTCGATAGATTTGGGAACATTCGGGCAACGACGCCGACCGATTTGACGTCGCAGAACGAAGATAACATCGATTCGACTGAACCGACTTGGGTGGTTCGAAATCGCGATAATGACACATGGGATAGCTATCTTGGACACCAGTCTTCGGACTATCGGAGGAAAAACGATACTGACCTCAATCACTTGGAGGATATATTCTTCTGGGACGTTCGTAGCCAAGACGGAAGGCTACCGAGATCGACCGATACTCCCACGAAGGAAGTTGAAAATTCTATAAGCAATTCGAATAACGTTTCGATCGGTGTTCGTTCCGACAGTCGGGCATCGATCGGTTTTCCAGGTTCAGCAGTGGAGACGCAAAGTTCGCCAAAAGTACACGTAACCAAGAATTTAAAGAATGTACAAACGAGCACGACGATGTACAGAAATTCGACTCACGAAATCGTCCAAGTCGGCGATGTGGTGACTTCTTCCAAAAACATCACGAACGTTCCGTACGACGTCGACGAGTattctaataataattacgataattCTGCAAACCCTACGATCACCGCCCCACTGGCGGAAACAGCAGgt GGTGCGAGAGAGTCGGAATGGTGCGAAGAATGTTCACATGATTACAAATGGGGGAATTGCGAAGGGACGTTATTCTATCAGCACAATATATTTCTAAGAAACAGAGGTCCTTCAGCGatcgatgcaatttttggaATGGACGTTCAAGGCCCTGTTTACATAACTTGCGTCGAAGCTTTTCGTTACAATCGAACACGAGGAATCGTTACTCTTCATTCCGGCGGTCCAGCTAACGATTTCGCTCAATTGCGTATCAGGGGATTTCAAGGGGAAGGTATTTCTTACATCATGAAGGTGTGGGGAGTCAGTAGCGGAGACTTGGACGAAGTGACTACTACCTCTTATCCCCAAAAATAA
- the LOC105686890 gene encoding GRB2-associated-binding protein 1 isoform X1, producing MGHLFRHFYATCKGSQFKFPHGEAKECIRKMKVLLLFLLFATVASFALPAPGLLRVPRVYNALVTSNQNLSPSRAFPVIQPIVHTTAVGYAPPFYYTQIPPHYQGPEVVRLPQELLPADELSSRSMADSTKDVLSSINVTDSEVSAVMPSSGKKDQNKPYEREAPRKKEENHRTLSFYPNYHSLYYDPYSYPYNGFNSHLAPSSYPFDYQRQADLAPLPLQGSHTDHRRLLSPQLPSASSFDDSVKSSEAVDEIPDVPPPPPPVPTASPKKS from the exons ATGGGTCACTTATTCCGCCATTTTTACGCGACCTGCAAGGGGTCACAGTTCAAGTTTCCACACGGAGAGGCGAAGGAGTGCATCCGAAAG ATGAAGGTGTTACTCTTGTTCTTACTTTTCGCGACGGTTGCCTCATTCGCGTTACCAGCACCTGGACTCCTTCGAGTTCCGCGGGTTTACAACGCTTTGGTAACGAGCAACCAGAATCTCTCTCCTTCGAGAGCATTTCCAGTTATTCAGCCCATCGTTCATACAACCGCTGTTGGTTATGCACCTCCGTTTTACTATACACAAATCCCGCCTCATTATCAAGGACCGGAAGTTGTTCGCTTACCTCAGGAGTTACTTCCGGCCGATGAATTAAGCTCAAGATCGATGGCTGACTCGACGAAGGACGTGTTGAGCTCAATTAACGTTACAGATTCTGAAGTTTCGGCGGTAATGCCGTCGAGCGGAAAGAAGGACCAAAATAAACCGTATGAGCGAGAAGCCccgcgaaaaaaggaagaaaatcatCGGACGCTCAGTTTTTATCCAAATTACCATTCTTTGTATTACGATCCTTATTCCTACCCCTATAACGGATTCAATTCTCACCTGGCGCCGAGTTCTTACCCATTCGATTATCAGCGACAAGCTGATCTGGCCCCTCTGCCGCTTCAAGGATCACATACCGATCATCGTCGACTCCTAAGTCCCCAGCTCCCATCGGCAAGTTCTTTCGATGATTCGGTAAAGAGTTCGGAAGCCGTAGATGAAATACCCGACGTACCACCGCCCCCACCACCGGTACCAACGGCATCGCCGAAAAAGTCTTAA
- the LOC105686890 gene encoding GRB2-associated-binding protein 1 isoform X2, whose product MGLKICCLIIFIVRMKVLLLFLLFATVASFALPAPGLLRVPRVYNALVTSNQNLSPSRAFPVIQPIVHTTAVGYAPPFYYTQIPPHYQGPEVVRLPQELLPADELSSRSMADSTKDVLSSINVTDSEVSAVMPSSGKKDQNKPYEREAPRKKEENHRTLSFYPNYHSLYYDPYSYPYNGFNSHLAPSSYPFDYQRQADLAPLPLQGSHTDHRRLLSPQLPSASSFDDSVKSSEAVDEIPDVPPPPPPVPTASPKKS is encoded by the exons ATGGGATTAAAAATCTGCTgtctgattattttcattgtcagG ATGAAGGTGTTACTCTTGTTCTTACTTTTCGCGACGGTTGCCTCATTCGCGTTACCAGCACCTGGACTCCTTCGAGTTCCGCGGGTTTACAACGCTTTGGTAACGAGCAACCAGAATCTCTCTCCTTCGAGAGCATTTCCAGTTATTCAGCCCATCGTTCATACAACCGCTGTTGGTTATGCACCTCCGTTTTACTATACACAAATCCCGCCTCATTATCAAGGACCGGAAGTTGTTCGCTTACCTCAGGAGTTACTTCCGGCCGATGAATTAAGCTCAAGATCGATGGCTGACTCGACGAAGGACGTGTTGAGCTCAATTAACGTTACAGATTCTGAAGTTTCGGCGGTAATGCCGTCGAGCGGAAAGAAGGACCAAAATAAACCGTATGAGCGAGAAGCCccgcgaaaaaaggaagaaaatcatCGGACGCTCAGTTTTTATCCAAATTACCATTCTTTGTATTACGATCCTTATTCCTACCCCTATAACGGATTCAATTCTCACCTGGCGCCGAGTTCTTACCCATTCGATTATCAGCGACAAGCTGATCTGGCCCCTCTGCCGCTTCAAGGATCACATACCGATCATCGTCGACTCCTAAGTCCCCAGCTCCCATCGGCAAGTTCTTTCGATGATTCGGTAAAGAGTTCGGAAGCCGTAGATGAAATACCCGACGTACCACCGCCCCCACCACCGGTACCAACGGCATCGCCGAAAAAGTCTTAA
- the LOC105686890 gene encoding GRB2-associated-binding protein 1 isoform X3 gives MKVLLLFLLFATVASFALPAPGLLRVPRVYNALVTSNQNLSPSRAFPVIQPIVHTTAVGYAPPFYYTQIPPHYQGPEVVRLPQELLPADELSSRSMADSTKDVLSSINVTDSEVSAVMPSSGKKDQNKPYEREAPRKKEENHRTLSFYPNYHSLYYDPYSYPYNGFNSHLAPSSYPFDYQRQADLAPLPLQGSHTDHRRLLSPQLPSASSFDDSVKSSEAVDEIPDVPPPPPPVPTASPKKS, from the coding sequence ATGAAGGTGTTACTCTTGTTCTTACTTTTCGCGACGGTTGCCTCATTCGCGTTACCAGCACCTGGACTCCTTCGAGTTCCGCGGGTTTACAACGCTTTGGTAACGAGCAACCAGAATCTCTCTCCTTCGAGAGCATTTCCAGTTATTCAGCCCATCGTTCATACAACCGCTGTTGGTTATGCACCTCCGTTTTACTATACACAAATCCCGCCTCATTATCAAGGACCGGAAGTTGTTCGCTTACCTCAGGAGTTACTTCCGGCCGATGAATTAAGCTCAAGATCGATGGCTGACTCGACGAAGGACGTGTTGAGCTCAATTAACGTTACAGATTCTGAAGTTTCGGCGGTAATGCCGTCGAGCGGAAAGAAGGACCAAAATAAACCGTATGAGCGAGAAGCCccgcgaaaaaaggaagaaaatcatCGGACGCTCAGTTTTTATCCAAATTACCATTCTTTGTATTACGATCCTTATTCCTACCCCTATAACGGATTCAATTCTCACCTGGCGCCGAGTTCTTACCCATTCGATTATCAGCGACAAGCTGATCTGGCCCCTCTGCCGCTTCAAGGATCACATACCGATCATCGTCGACTCCTAAGTCCCCAGCTCCCATCGGCAAGTTCTTTCGATGATTCGGTAAAGAGTTCGGAAGCCGTAGATGAAATACCCGACGTACCACCGCCCCCACCACCGGTACCAACGGCATCGCCGAAAAAGTCTTAA